The region AGCTATTTCTGGgttttgatatatatttataaatgcgGTGTGACGGACAAAGTGCTCCGGTTAAGAGTTGTCATTTGCACATGCTATAGTTAGTTAGCGTGTTCGTTCCTAATGACATTATAGTAATTTGCTTAGCTGCTATAAcctgcttttttttgttaaataaaagACCCGGTGTTACCGTTATGTTATCGTATTAACAAATTATGAACTGATATTTGCTATTATTATCAAGTGTTTGTAAGAATCTACCACTCAATCATCTGCAGGTGTATTGAGATGATCGTCTTAAGTTTGATTTAGCGGGTCAGATTTCTTTATCAATGTTACATTGTTTAGACAAACGTACTGGAGGGATTTTTTCAGGCCGATTGAACCAGGAACTCGTAGCCTCCTATCACTGTTGGGTCGTTAGAACACGTACAGTCTCGCAATGAATTGCCGGTTTGTATTTAATCAATGAGACTCTGTACTGCCAGATCGGATTGATCCTTTCCAGCCAAATCATAGGCAATAAACAGCCCCATAGACTTTTGCAACCAGGCCAAAATTAACGTAGGAACCGACAACTTGGAACCCGCAAACCATTCCGACATGCAATGTTTCGAAACGTAGTGCCAATATCAGCACCAACAATAAGGCGAATTTACACCTTACTGCGTCATGTTTAATATGAATAACCTAAtgtgaaaaaaaggaaatacacacacacacacacacacacacacacacacacacacacacacacacacacacacacacacacacacacacacacacacacggaaaggcATATCCAAGCATATCCATAAAAAGGAAGGATAATATAGCATTTCCCTAACATTGTGTGGCGTGTGACTCATTTCCTCCTTGCAGTGTGCCCAGGCTGTAGACTGGGAGAGCGCCAAGTCCATCTATGAGTTCAGAGCCACGGACATCGACGGCAACGAAGTGTCCCTTGAAAAATACAAGTGAGGCACAGCTCTATCAACATGCCCGTTTTACTGTTATCAAACCATCCACGTCTGCTTAGTTATTCCTTATTCACCATCAGTGGGGTATAAAGTACTTGCAAGTCATGCATGAGTAAAACTACTGATTGCAGGTGACATTGATAGATGTTGAAGTCATCTGTAATAAAAGTACATGAGTAAAAGTGTAgctcaaataaaaataactcaACTATTTGACAAAAGGAGGAGGATAATAGGATCAAAATGTCACATAGAAACAGCAATCTTTGGGCTGGAAAAAGAGGCACTGTGGCTGTAAACATTAGCTGTTGATATTGGCCATATTTGCCTTACCCAAATATCATctgttgtctgtttgtttttgtctctcACCAGGGGTTGTGTATGTATTATTACCAATGTAGCCTCTAAATGAGGAAAGACCCGGGTAAATTACACTCAGTTTGCTGAAATGCACGTCAAGTATGCTGATAAAGATTTACACATCCTGGGTTTCCCCTGCAACCAGTTTGGAGGGCAGGTATGTATTCACCTCTAAAAAATTGCTGGCCCTGACCGTCGGATTAATGTGCATTACATACCACTGTGAACCTCACAATATTGGGCTCAAAGGGCCTTTCTGGTCCCATTAAAGTTTTTTATCTTGAGTAAGTGCTAAGGTTCATGTAAAGTTGTTCTTGTCCTGAGTCACTGGAGAAATAAGCAGTGTGTCATAGGTTACATTATCTGTTAACGTGGGACTGTGACGCAAGTTATTTTTCCAAGAGGTCTACAACTATctgtattgtataaaaaaattgTCAGCCCTTTACCTTTTGGTCGCAGTTACATTTATGCTTAATTCCACACTAGTTTCTTCTAATTATTCAACCTAGGATAAACGTGCACTTGTAATATACGGTTgcaaaacatatttttgttaaatattgtgcACAAAGCAATGTTTGTTTCTCTTCCGTAATACGATGATTTTCCTTTACTGCATCTCATTATCTCATGATTacaatgtgtgcttgtgtctgcgtACTCTTGCAGGAGCCAGGAACTGACGCAGAGATCAAGGAGTTTGCCAAAGGTTTCGATGCCAAGTTTGACCTCTTCAGTAAGATCGAGGTCAACGGAGAGGGCGCCCACCCTCTATGGAAGTGGATGAAGGCCCAGCCCAAAGGCAAAGGACTGCTGGGGAAGTGGGTGATGCTTGTCCCCCTCATGTTGTGACTTACCCACCCATGCTTTTGATGCAATAGGACTTTAACTGTACAGCAATTAAATAAGTGATGATTTCCAGACCTACTAAAATGTGATGAAGATATAATATTATTCAACGTAACTTTTGTTGCCATTACTAACCAGCTGATCGCATATTTGttctattcccccccccccacaaaacaGTGGCATCAAATGGAATTTCACCAAGGTAACGACCCCtctgaaaaatgtgtaaattAATTTGAGTGATCTAAATGTCGACTTTGTAATCATGATTATGAATATTATTACGACACTTGCCTTTCTAATGTACATGGTTCTTGGGTTTGCGCAGTTTCTTATCAACAAAGAAGGGCAGGTGGTGAAGCGCTACGGACCAACAGATGATCCCTCTGTAAGTGTGACTTCCAGTTTTTCTAGCCCTAGAGGTGCGTATAGTCTCACTGTTGGCCCTCAGTCAGCACCTCATCTAGAGGTGCCACCCATAGACCTCAGGTGAACCACCAAGGTGTCATCAAGACCTTTCGCTGATCATCTCGATATGCAAACGATGACAAAtggatatatacacacatctgTGACTGAGGAAAGAGGGCAAACCCCCTTTAAACACAATAATTACTGCAAGAAGGCTTTGGCCCGTTGGACCATAAGAAATGTCAGCAACAAAGAATGTGCTCCCAGTGTGTTTACTAAAACGCCATGATGGCATGCACACGCGATAATATTTTCAAAATACCTGCAAGCCCATAATATTGACAAGCACACCGTGATAATACTTTTCGAAATACATGCAAGTCCATAATACTATAATTACtgaattattatattttaaattatgaatataaatatttatattattgtgaAGGCTACAATCCCAGTTACCAACTGCAGTACCCTCGCATAACACTAATGTTGAGCCTGGTCTGTTTTTCTAGTACGAGAGGCATTTCTCATTTCACTAGTACCATTCAGTACATCTAGAGCCTAGTCAGGCTTTCTAGTACTGGAAGTACTTCTAGTTTCAGTGGTACCATCCAGGCAGTACACCATCGGGCCTAGTCAGTGACGCAGCTGTCACCGCATGGATCTGAATCCCATTATTGCTAGATGTTTGTTCACTGTTGTCTTATCCTGAAACCGCGCCCTGTTCCAGCTTACCAAAAAACTGTTTGTCGGACGTGTCTAGACAGGCTGAACGTTGGTCTATCTCTTAAGGATGCAGCACACTGTGGTCACAGTTAAAGGCTTGCCTACACAGAGAGTTTCTGGTCCCTCTCTTATAAAAGGGTCATTGGTACATTATTATTAACGGTTGCTAAGTGAGGAACATTAAACAAACTGACATTTTCCAGAAATAAGACTGATGGATTACTCATCCTAGCAAGTGAAGGCGGGCTTGCACTGTGTCCTTACTTAGAGTAATTAGTGGATTTAGTTATACTGGAGTTTTACTTTTTACTCCTAGTGTAAAATACTTAATGACttttggtggaggagggtgaatATGATGGAGTAGGTGTGTTATGGTGACGTGAAATAGGCTCTCACAATCTGTTTTTGATTAAtaatttgaaaatagattaaaaatgaataagaaaaaatagaaatgtagagttttaaattaataaattaataataattgttcaAAATCACAAACTGCAACAGGGAAGAGCAGAGAGATGAAACCTAAAACAAACTCATGCTGTTCATTTGTAATTTATTCATTATCTAAGCTTGCATGCATATGTCGTACATGTTTGCATGTAGCCAGCCGACCCACGTTTCTATCTCAACTGGTATGAACTAATACCGCATACTAATCCCGACCATGCCCTTTGTAAAGGCTATTCTGCTTGATGAAAGAAACGCCAGTGTGATCTCACTTAACAATCAACGCTTGCTGCCTGAAATGTGATGAATTACCACAGTGAATAGTGGAGGATTTGTATGTGTAACACGGCTCTCTGTCCTGCTCTTTCTACAGACTGTAGAGAAAGACCTTTCCAAGTTCATGTAGTCCTGTAGACGGTGGacgaccctcctccaccatggACTGCTGGGGGTTCTTCTGGGCACCTCTGGACCCATGACGGCCTGTCTGTAAACCCAGTCCCTGGGTAGGGCAGGCCTGATGAACGTGAGCGTGCAACTCATTAACAGAACCCGCCCACAAGAGTCCCCGTATTACCATGGGAGAGGAAGTGATCATCACCCAGTCGAGTGAATCCAGTCGTCTGCCACAGAGAGCGGATCTGCTCCACACCCGTCAAGTGATGCACCAGCCCCATTTTCTTTATCTTTATTTGTCATGTCATGCactgtattattattttccCTATCACTGGGTCCTATTAAGTACGCATCAATGTGTATTTATTAGTGTAAAAATAAACATCTGCACTTAACCGTGTCAAAGGCCCTTGATTTGAACGACACTAGCCACAAGATGGCGCTGTGGCTGCAGCGACTTGTATCCGTGCGCAAAAGGGTTGCACAGCCGCGGGCCAAATCTAACACGGTTCGCAGCAGTACGTGGATGAAGCTTGTCAATGGATGTGTTGGCCTGGATGGTAGTCCATCTACGCGAAATGCTAACGTGTAGTCATGTAGCCtagtttattattatgattttttttataattggtATTGTAGCAAATAGGGCGTAGATCCGTGATGTGAACTCATCCCAGCACATTCCGCCGTATCCTTACCAGAGAGGAAGGTCAAGTCTGCATTTCGCCAGGAACCGGAGATGGACGAAAAAACTGCAGAAATGCGGGATGCAAGGAGATCTAGTGAGACCGCTACGAGTTTGTCCCTACAGCTGGACTTGGAAAACGGTATAAGGCAACGCTTACATTGTGTTCATAAGGataagcgtgtgtttgtgtgtgtgtttctgtgcgttaGGTGCTGTAAGGTCTGCCTGGTTCCAGTGTACATCGCGGACACTTTGGTCGAATATAACCACTATGAACGTTATACAATTATTTCGATGGCTCGTTGGTGTCGCTATGTCGGACCAGTATAAAACGTGTAGGCCTCAGTGGGTCTGGAGCATCGGCGACACTTGCTATGCACGCGCACACTTCCATGTGTATACTATTGCACAAATGTTGACAGGCATCGTGCATTGAGCATGCATCATGTCCTCTGAAAGAGGAAAGCGCACCCGGTGAAACCGTATCAGATTATTAATAATGGATAGATTATTCACCGATAACAGCAATGCAATTGAAGTAGGCTAGCCTACTGACCCTGTTGTGACTAACGGGTTCTGCGGCTCAGTTTGCAAAATTCGATAACCAAAATCAACCGAATGATCTACCACAGTCAGAGTGACTAACAGCCATGTTGTGATTTTTTCAATATAAAAAAGAGTTCTATAGACTGAAGGCTGCGGAGGTTTTGCAAAGCGTAATCATATTGGCAAACTAGTCTCATATAATTTGTCAACGCGCACTTGCTGCTCTTAAAATATCCATGTttatgtgttgctgtgtgtgttcataggTCCTGCATAGACATTGGACTGCACATTAACTTCTGTAATAATCAGCTTATCATACACAACATCTGCTGCGCTATGCTAGTCaccccccacactcacacacacacacacacacacacacacacacacacacacacacacgccacattTGTCAGTCTGAATCTAAAAGGATCTTGTATAATCTATGATGATACAAAGGCTTTGTGGTATTAACCAACTCGGAGCAAAGTAGAGGTTTTTATTGTTTCCTGACCATCATGGAGTTGTTCAGGAGACATATTTTCTAAACTAGGCTATACTATCCCCAAACATCTTGAAGCATGACATTACTTTATTAAGTTTAGTTTACTGTAGCTTTTATTTGGGATTTGTTTCGGTAATAAAAAGCCTATCCAATATGGGCGTACAGTGAGTTAGCAGTACATTCACCTTTATAGGTAAAGAGTTCACAATAGTTTCACCATAATAGACGGTGGAACGATAGTGAAATACATGCATAAGCCTGTGTTTATGTCTCATCAGGGCTTACACTCTGCAACAGGCCGCCATTTTATCTGCTGACAGGCAGAGGAGAGTATAATCCTCTTTCCCTaggacgaacacacacgcatgcacacacacacacacacacacacacacacacacacacacacacacacacacacacacacacacacacacacacacacacacacacacacacacacacacacacacacacactcaacaaacATCATCCTCTCCCTTCTAGAAAGCATCTGATCCAAAATCATAATATAGCTGTGGAAACCATGGCAAACGAAGAAGCTAGGACTGTGTTGCTCTATGCTGTTGTTTTTCCAGGTCTGCCCTGTCACGCCGGTCTGTCAGAAGTCACATGGTGTTGTGTCAGTTTGACAAGAAACCCTTGTACAATTGAGTAATCATATTTGGCATATAGATGGATAATCCTCCCATGGCTATAGTGACTATTCACTCGTTCACTGAAACCGTTCTCTGCTCAAACTAACAATAGTACAGCAAATAAATAATGTCACGTAAGAGAATCCAGGAATTATTTCAGAAGAAAAactgtgttttggcttgttaaACTGGTATTCTTACAACATAAACACTCATTACCCTCCTACTGCCTCCCACGCTCTCCTGGTCTTTGTAGGGAACGATGCTCCTTAATCctcatttctgattggctgtggatGGTATACAAAGACATCAACCAATGGCAGCATGTCCAGATTAAAGAGGACGCCAATCCTATAGTTTACCTGATTAGCAGATCTGGGCCCCCAGGAATAGAAAACACTTGCTGTAGACACAGCATGTTTAAAGAAATGCTCTTTTTTCTGGTACATTTACTGGACATACCTACTGGAAACCTCAGAGATTGGGTTGACCTTTAACGTTTTACTGTACTTCTGGTAAGTGACGATTGTAGCCATATAGCATAGGCTAAATTCGTACCTATTATTCAGTAAGGACTAGGAGTATTGATTTCCTGTCATGTATAGTATTGCAAAACAATCCTTCCTTTACATATAGTGCAGTGATATTAAATGTGCACCTTATGTCAGTTGCTTGAGCAAGATTATCAGAGATATATTATGTGAACTATTACTATCGGAACAGGCAGGATAACTTACACTTATAGTTGAAGCAGCTGCCAACTAACCAACTAACTATCTTACCAACTATTTTATTCAGCAGTGAAGTTGTTCATATTAAGTAATATTATGTATCTGCCGAATAAATGTAACAACGGATACTTAGCAGGAAGGTT is a window of Gadus macrocephalus chromosome 8, ASM3116895v1 DNA encoding:
- the LOC132463391 gene encoding phospholipid hydroperoxide glutathione peroxidase-like — protein: MWLRSTVATGLLGGRVLAKAMCAQAVDWESAKSIYEFRATDIDGNEVSLEKYKGCVCIITNVASKUGKTRVNYTQFAEMHVKYADKDLHILGFPCNQFGGQEPGTDAEIKEFAKGFDAKFDLFSKIEVNGEGAHPLWKWMKAQPKGKGLLGNGIKWNFTKFLINKEGQVVKRYGPTDDPSTVEKDLSKFM